From a single Bryobacter aggregatus MPL3 genomic region:
- a CDS encoding alpha/beta hydrolase family protein, with protein MTLKIVLAVTSCAIGLGVAYQMPQPTPAQLATQAASVEDRQKMLDLLQITSLRRGADGRNPDAPNAANYDESKANPYPKLPDPLLLKNGRPVKKAADWWKLRRPEIVEDFDREIYGRMPKQTPAVTWEVVETTRETLGGVGSIKRRLVGHVDNTAAPQISVDIQLTVATPADAKGPVPVVMELAFVGFPVRPNAGPSWKELVLQRGWGYAVLIPTSIQADNGQGLTAGIIGLVNHGQTRKPDDWGALRAWAWGASRALDYFETDKRVNAKQVAIEGHSRYGKATAVAMAYDPRFAIAFVSSSGAGGLKLHRRNFGELVENVAAANEYHWMAGNYLKYAGPLQWNDLPVDAHELVALCAPRPVFISAGAVQGDGWVDAKGMFLAGAGAGPVYRLLGKKGLGTEEFPPIETSLVGGEIAFRQHSGGHTPGPNWPVFLDFAARYFKN; from the coding sequence ATGACCCTGAAGATTGTCTTAGCAGTAACATCGTGTGCGATCGGTTTAGGCGTGGCATATCAGATGCCGCAACCTACTCCAGCGCAGTTGGCGACGCAGGCCGCGTCTGTGGAGGACCGGCAGAAAATGCTCGATCTACTCCAGATCACAAGCTTGCGGCGCGGTGCCGATGGACGAAACCCGGACGCTCCCAACGCTGCGAATTACGATGAGTCGAAGGCCAACCCTTATCCGAAGCTTCCCGATCCACTACTGCTCAAAAACGGCCGTCCTGTGAAGAAGGCTGCCGACTGGTGGAAGCTGCGCCGTCCCGAGATCGTAGAAGACTTCGACCGCGAGATCTATGGCCGGATGCCAAAGCAAACTCCTGCTGTCACTTGGGAAGTGGTCGAAACCACACGCGAGACGCTGGGTGGCGTCGGCTCGATCAAACGGCGTCTGGTTGGACATGTCGATAACACTGCCGCTCCGCAGATCTCCGTGGACATCCAGCTCACCGTGGCGACGCCCGCGGATGCAAAAGGTCCGGTGCCCGTGGTCATGGAGCTCGCCTTTGTTGGCTTCCCCGTTCGCCCGAATGCGGGCCCCAGTTGGAAAGAACTCGTGCTGCAACGCGGCTGGGGCTACGCGGTGCTCATCCCAACTAGTATCCAGGCCGACAACGGACAGGGGCTCACCGCTGGCATCATTGGTCTGGTCAATCATGGCCAAACCCGTAAGCCTGACGATTGGGGCGCACTGCGCGCCTGGGCCTGGGGCGCAAGCCGCGCGCTGGACTATTTTGAAACGGACAAGCGCGTGAATGCAAAGCAGGTGGCCATCGAAGGACACTCGCGCTATGGCAAGGCGACGGCCGTCGCGATGGCCTATGATCCTCGCTTCGCCATTGCCTTTGTCAGCTCTTCTGGTGCGGGTGGCTTGAAGTTACACCGGCGCAATTTCGGAGAGCTGGTGGAGAATGTCGCTGCTGCCAACGAGTACCACTGGATGGCAGGCAACTACCTGAAATACGCAGGGCCGCTCCAATGGAACGACCTTCCGGTCGATGCGCATGAGCTGGTTGCTCTCTGTGCTCCCAGGCCCGTCTTCATTAGCGCGGGTGCGGTGCAAGGCGACGGGTGGGTGGATGCAAAAGGAATGTTTCTGGCAGGTGCCGGGGCGGGACCGGTCTATCGGCTGCTCGGCAAAAAAGGTCTCGGGACGGAAGAATTTCCGCCGATCGAGACCTCTCTGGTGGGGGGAGAAATTGCGTTCCGGCAACACAGCGGCGGACACACGCCGGGCCCGAACTGGCCCGTATTTCTCGATTTTGCCGCGCGCTATTTCAAGAACTAA
- a CDS encoding DUF2911 domain-containing protein encodes MKSILVSTVLLLATMSLASAQEQKKTPLSPKAETSATLNGKTVSIQYSSPQMRNRKIFGELVPFGQVWRAGADNATSLHTDADLMIGPLIVPKGDYTIYVLPNQTEWSLIINKQTGQWGTEYHEEQDLGRVQMLLKDASNPIEGFKITLSGAGKKGMLQLEWANTIATVPVEAK; translated from the coding sequence ATGAAATCGATTCTAGTTTCCACCGTTCTATTGCTGGCCACCATGAGCCTGGCAAGCGCGCAAGAACAGAAGAAAACGCCGCTCAGCCCCAAGGCCGAGACCTCCGCCACGCTCAATGGCAAGACCGTATCGATCCAATACTCGTCACCCCAGATGCGCAACCGCAAGATCTTTGGCGAGCTGGTGCCCTTTGGACAGGTGTGGCGCGCCGGTGCGGACAATGCAACCTCGCTGCACACCGATGCCGATTTGATGATTGGCCCCCTGATTGTGCCGAAGGGCGACTATACGATCTACGTGCTTCCAAACCAGACGGAATGGAGCCTCATCATCAATAAGCAGACGGGGCAATGGGGCACGGAGTATCACGAAGAGCAGGATCTTGGACGGGTCCAGATGTTATTGAAGGATGCGTCAAATCCGATCGAAGGCTTTAAGATCACGCTCTCCGGCGCCGGCAAAAAGGGCATGCTGCAACTGGAGTGGGCCAACACCATCGCGACGGTACCTGTCGAAGCAAAGTAG
- a CDS encoding TonB-dependent receptor — protein MFENTIRSTVALLLLSLSSFAQETRGTIVGRVTDASAATVAGAQVTVIHREMGTKQALKTNGEGIYQAALLLPGFYRIEVEAPGFKRFVRDNVEVRINDRIEVNGSLEVGGGAETVTINSETPPLTTESGSMGQVIDSRRVADLPLSYGNPFQLIGLSAGVSFARDPRLDRPFEPTHIVGYAMNGTRANRSDVTLDGVPSTATANPGEVTATYVPPTDIVAEFKVQTSTYDASLGNTEGGVTNISIKSGTNSFHGTAYYSVTRPNLWGNDYFANATGKARADFIFNRWGGSIGGPVRIPKLYNGKNKTFFLWGYEAIRDSRPRNDGTPTVPTPAMKGGDFSQLLALNSSYQIYNPFTRRAVAGGRIQSDPFPGNIVPASLISPIAKNILSYFANPVSAGNADGSSNFQQPYLTEDADYFTHTARVDHMISDRQRLYVRGSYYDRNSTYNNFFNNLSTGTVFKFLSRGGVIDDTITINPTTVLDLRYGYNRFIRITQGNPLAAGFDLTSLGFPAYLNNAVSASVRQFPRIDLTGYQGTAIGAENRPIDSHSINITLNKMAGAHALKGGMEWRAYRENSFPYGNDQTSRFNFDASFTKGPLDNSATAPGSLGQSVASLLLGLPSSSNSYLNRPADYAEQSMTYGFFVHDDWKLNRKLTLNIGLRYEFETALTERYNRSVQGFDGGYVPPFAAQALANYAASPSPLLPANQFRVAGGLTFAGINGNSRGTYNPPHKNLLPRFGLAYQLDKGTVIRAGYGMFLGFLGERRGDVIQSGFSRQTPFIPTIDNINFSSTLANPFPNGILEPLGAAQGSLTFMGQGISYFNQYPLQSRMQRWSLSIQRELKGGMVFEASYTGNKGTRIEMTRNLNATPRQYLGTSPFRDQDAINRLSANVNNPFVNLLPAGATSTFTGTTIPVERLLRPYPQFDSVTSTTYDGYSWYHGLQLHLERRFSKGYTILGNYTFSKFMQATELLNPSDIAPTRSISDQDFPHRFSVSGIAELPFGHGRALLANSNKVVNALVGGWQISGIYTFQSGAPINWNLSNAGNYNLSTSAISFFGNPNDIRLSDDAKSLNKWFNPNAGFVTAAAAQIDVGRQLRSFPLRFGSIRADKINNIDTALVKNTRLWEGKSLQFRAEGLNTFNHPYFPAPVTNPTAANFGQVTASNQANYPRRLQLTLKFLF, from the coding sequence ATGTTTGAAAACACGATTCGAAGTACTGTTGCGCTGCTCCTGCTGAGTCTGTCCAGTTTTGCCCAGGAAACCAGAGGAACGATTGTCGGCCGGGTGACCGACGCCAGTGCCGCAACAGTGGCGGGCGCGCAAGTGACGGTGATCCATCGGGAGATGGGCACCAAGCAGGCACTCAAGACAAACGGCGAGGGCATCTACCAGGCCGCGCTCCTGCTGCCGGGCTTCTACCGGATTGAAGTGGAGGCACCTGGCTTCAAACGATTTGTGCGCGACAACGTGGAGGTGAGGATCAACGACCGGATTGAGGTGAATGGATCGCTCGAGGTGGGGGGCGGCGCCGAGACGGTCACCATCAACAGCGAGACACCGCCGCTTACTACGGAAAGCGGGTCGATGGGCCAGGTGATCGATAGCCGCCGCGTCGCGGACCTGCCGCTGTCCTATGGCAATCCCTTCCAACTGATTGGCTTGTCGGCTGGCGTGTCTTTTGCGCGGGACCCGCGTCTGGACCGGCCCTTTGAGCCGACCCACATTGTCGGCTATGCGATGAACGGCACCCGCGCGAATCGTAGCGATGTCACCCTCGATGGCGTGCCGAGCACGGCGACGGCGAACCCGGGCGAGGTGACCGCCACCTATGTGCCGCCTACCGACATTGTTGCGGAGTTCAAGGTGCAGACTTCCACCTATGACGCGAGCCTGGGCAACACCGAAGGCGGCGTCACCAATATCAGTATTAAGTCCGGCACGAACAGCTTCCATGGGACCGCCTACTACTCCGTGACCCGGCCGAACCTGTGGGGCAATGATTACTTTGCCAATGCGACGGGCAAGGCGCGGGCCGACTTTATCTTCAATCGCTGGGGCGGCTCGATTGGCGGCCCGGTGCGGATTCCGAAGCTGTACAACGGCAAGAACAAGACCTTCTTCTTGTGGGGTTATGAGGCGATTCGGGATTCGCGGCCGCGCAATGACGGCACGCCCACGGTGCCGACGCCCGCGATGAAGGGCGGCGACTTCTCGCAACTGCTGGCCTTGAACTCGAGCTACCAGATCTACAACCCCTTCACGCGCCGCGCGGTGGCGGGCGGGCGCATCCAGTCCGATCCGTTTCCGGGCAACATCGTTCCAGCCAGCCTGATTAGCCCGATCGCGAAGAATATTCTCAGTTACTTCGCCAACCCGGTGAGCGCCGGGAACGCGGATGGGTCGAGCAACTTCCAGCAGCCTTATCTGACCGAGGACGCCGATTATTTCACCCACACGGCTCGCGTCGACCACATGATCAGCGACCGGCAGCGGCTCTATGTCCGTGGCAGTTATTACGATCGCAACAGTACCTACAACAACTTCTTCAACAATCTGTCTACCGGCACGGTATTCAAATTTCTGTCGCGCGGCGGAGTGATCGACGACACCATCACAATCAACCCGACGACGGTGCTTGACCTGCGCTATGGCTACAACCGCTTCATCCGCATCACGCAGGGCAATCCGCTGGCGGCAGGCTTTGATCTGACCTCGCTGGGCTTTCCTGCTTATTTGAACAATGCGGTTTCGGCCAGCGTGCGGCAGTTTCCGCGCATCGACTTGACCGGCTACCAGGGCACGGCCATTGGCGCGGAGAACCGGCCGATCGATAGCCATTCGATCAACATCACACTCAACAAGATGGCCGGGGCGCATGCGCTAAAGGGCGGCATGGAGTGGCGCGCCTATCGCGAGAACAGTTTCCCCTATGGCAACGATCAGACCTCACGCTTTAACTTTGATGCGAGCTTTACGAAGGGTCCGCTCGACAACTCAGCGACCGCTCCGGGAAGCCTGGGGCAATCGGTTGCGTCATTGCTGCTTGGACTGCCCTCGAGTTCGAACAGCTATCTGAACCGGCCTGCCGACTATGCCGAACAGTCGATGACTTATGGCTTCTTTGTGCATGACGATTGGAAGCTCAACCGCAAGCTGACGCTGAACATCGGCTTGCGCTATGAGTTTGAGACTGCACTGACGGAGCGCTATAACCGGAGCGTCCAAGGATTTGATGGCGGCTATGTGCCACCCTTTGCGGCGCAGGCGCTGGCCAATTATGCGGCGAGCCCGAGCCCGTTGCTGCCGGCCAACCAGTTCCGTGTTGCCGGTGGACTGACCTTTGCGGGCATCAACGGCAATTCCCGGGGCACCTACAACCCACCACACAAGAATCTGTTGCCGCGTTTTGGCCTTGCTTATCAACTCGACAAAGGCACGGTGATCCGCGCGGGCTATGGCATGTTCCTCGGCTTCCTGGGCGAGCGACGGGGCGACGTGATCCAATCGGGCTTCAGCCGCCAGACCCCATTCATCCCCACCATCGACAACATCAACTTCAGCAGTACGCTGGCGAACCCCTTTCCGAATGGGATTCTCGAACCGCTGGGCGCGGCGCAAGGCAGCTTGACCTTCATGGGCCAAGGCATCAGCTATTTCAACCAGTATCCGCTGCAATCGAGAATGCAGCGCTGGTCTCTCAGCATCCAGCGCGAGCTCAAGGGCGGTATGGTCTTTGAAGCGTCCTACACCGGCAACAAGGGGACACGCATCGAAATGACGCGCAACCTGAATGCCACGCCGCGTCAGTATCTGGGCACCAGCCCGTTTCGCGATCAGGATGCGATCAACCGGCTGAGTGCGAATGTCAACAATCCGTTTGTCAACCTGTTGCCTGCCGGGGCTACGTCGACCTTCACCGGCACCACCATTCCGGTCGAGCGGCTGCTGCGGCCTTATCCGCAGTTTGATTCCGTCACCAGCACTACTTACGATGGCTACTCCTGGTATCACGGATTGCAGCTTCATCTGGAGCGTCGTTTCTCGAAGGGTTATACGATTCTCGGGAACTACACCTTCTCGAAGTTCATGCAGGCAACCGAATTACTGAACCCTTCGGACATCGCGCCAACGCGGAGCATCTCTGATCAAGATTTTCCGCATCGCTTCTCGGTAAGCGGCATCGCGGAGTTGCCCTTTGGTCATGGCCGTGCCTTGCTGGCCAACTCGAACAAGGTGGTGAATGCGCTGGTGGGCGGCTGGCAGATCTCAGGCATCTATACCTTCCAGAGCGGCGCGCCGATCAATTGGAATCTCTCGAATGCGGGCAACTATAACCTGTCCACCAGCGCGATCAGTTTCTTTGGAAACCCCAATGATATTCGCCTGAGTGACGATGCGAAGTCGCTGAACAAGTGGTTCAATCCGAATGCCGGCTTTGTCACGGCAGCGGCTGCCCAGATCGATGTCGGCCGGCAACTGCGCAGCTTCCCGCTGCGCTTTGGATCGATCCGCGCCGACAAGATCAACAATATCGATACGGCACTCGTGAAGAACACGCGGCTTTGGGAGGGGAAGAGCCTCCAGTTCCGCGCGGAGGGTCTCAATACCTTCAACCATCCCTACTTCCCTGCCCCGGTTACGAACCCAACAGCGGCGAACTTCGGGCAGGTGACCGCTTCGAACCAGGCAAATTATCCAAGACGCCTGCAGTTGACACTGAAATTTCTGTTCTAG
- a CDS encoding alpha-amylase family glycosyl hydrolase, giving the protein MHQIHAGMGAILHDRGVSFRVWAPHAKSVRVIGSFNDWKPDALPMLPEENGYWAVDTPDAKPGDEYRFAIDTGEEMLNRIDPYAKQVTNSVGNAVVYQDNFDWGQDHFVCAALNELVIYELHVGSFAKSGVEKPGTLDSARERLGYLAQLGINAVELMPVQEFAGDLSWGYNPSHPFAVEGAYGGPDALKRFIQAAHEHGIAVILDVVYNHFGPSDLDLWRFDSWHEGEGGGIYFYNDWRAETPWGATRPDYGRPEVRQYLHDNAMMWLREYRADGLRYDATVYIRKVNGAADPTGDLPDGWSLVQWINQTVRDQFPGKVLIAEDLQNNEYLTKATAEGGAGFHAQWTANFVHPLRQILTTPLDEHRSMQSLVDLLSATFNGDPFQKLIYSESHDEVANGKARVVQEVDPANPESWYARKRATLGSAITLIAPGTPMLFQGQEFLTPGWFEDSDPLDWSRAERFSGIVALHRDLIHHRLNRSGKTRGLTGSHLEVTLLNEEQKLLSAIRRHTGGAGDDTVIVLNASANGAVGVELRFPSPGLWRLRLSSAAMIYDPDFGGQVRDVEAGETARVNVPPYALLIFSQD; this is encoded by the coding sequence ATGCATCAAATCCATGCGGGGATGGGCGCCATCCTGCATGACCGAGGGGTAAGCTTCCGCGTCTGGGCTCCACATGCGAAGTCGGTTCGCGTGATTGGGTCTTTTAACGATTGGAAACCAGACGCACTTCCCATGCTGCCAGAGGAGAACGGCTATTGGGCCGTTGATACTCCAGATGCGAAACCGGGCGATGAGTACCGTTTTGCGATCGATACCGGGGAGGAAATGCTGAACCGTATCGATCCCTACGCAAAGCAGGTGACCAATTCGGTGGGCAATGCGGTTGTCTATCAGGACAACTTCGATTGGGGGCAGGATCATTTTGTCTGCGCCGCGCTGAACGAGCTTGTGATCTATGAGCTGCACGTGGGATCTTTCGCGAAGTCCGGAGTGGAGAAGCCGGGGACGCTCGACAGCGCTCGGGAGCGCTTGGGCTATCTGGCGCAATTGGGGATCAATGCAGTGGAACTGATGCCCGTGCAGGAGTTCGCGGGAGATCTGAGCTGGGGCTATAACCCGTCTCATCCCTTTGCGGTGGAAGGAGCCTACGGCGGGCCCGATGCTCTCAAGCGCTTCATCCAGGCCGCGCATGAGCACGGCATTGCCGTGATTCTGGATGTTGTCTACAACCATTTTGGCCCGAGCGATCTGGATCTGTGGCGCTTTGATTCCTGGCACGAGGGCGAGGGGGGCGGGATCTATTTCTACAACGATTGGCGAGCAGAGACACCATGGGGCGCCACGCGTCCCGACTACGGACGTCCGGAGGTGCGTCAGTACCTCCATGACAACGCGATGATGTGGCTCCGGGAGTACCGGGCAGACGGTTTGCGTTATGACGCGACTGTCTACATCCGCAAAGTGAACGGCGCGGCCGATCCCACTGGCGACCTGCCGGATGGCTGGTCCCTGGTGCAATGGATCAATCAGACGGTGCGCGACCAGTTCCCTGGAAAAGTGCTGATTGCGGAGGATCTGCAAAACAACGAGTACCTGACCAAGGCAACGGCCGAAGGCGGTGCGGGCTTCCATGCGCAATGGACCGCAAATTTCGTCCACCCGCTCCGGCAGATTCTCACCACCCCACTGGACGAGCATCGCTCAATGCAGAGCTTGGTCGACCTGCTCTCGGCAACCTTCAATGGCGACCCTTTTCAAAAGCTGATCTATAGTGAATCGCACGATGAGGTCGCCAACGGCAAGGCCCGCGTGGTGCAGGAAGTGGATCCCGCCAACCCCGAGAGTTGGTATGCGCGCAAGCGCGCTACGCTGGGCTCGGCCATTACTCTCATCGCCCCCGGTACGCCCATGCTGTTCCAGGGACAGGAGTTTCTGACACCGGGATGGTTTGAGGATTCCGATCCGCTCGACTGGTCGCGAGCCGAGCGCTTTTCGGGCATTGTGGCCTTGCACCGGGATCTGATCCACCATCGTTTGAACCGGAGCGGGAAGACACGGGGTCTGACCGGATCGCATCTCGAAGTGACACTTCTCAACGAGGAGCAGAAGCTACTCTCGGCCATTCGCAGACACACCGGCGGCGCTGGAGACGACACGGTCATCGTGCTCAACGCCTCGGCAAACGGAGCAGTGGGGGTGGAACTGCGTTTTCCGTCTCCCGGACTTTGGCGCTTACGCTTGAGCAGTGCTGCGATGATCTACGATCCCGACTTCGGAGGACAGGTGCGGGATGTCGAGGCAGGGGAGACGGCGCGGGTGAATGTGCCTCCCTACGCACTCCTCATCTTTTCGCAGGATTAG